A genomic stretch from Pseudomonas mendocina includes:
- a CDS encoding autotransporter assembly complex family protein, giving the protein MPVFVNVSALIALLLFSSAALAEAQLRVRVEPSNSDLKKNIEGHIGDLGERDAEDLQRFRRVAEAQAAKAAQALGYYHAHITTEVSDGKKPRLSVKVEPGEPVRLRDVVIRIEGPASELKRFRIPDEPGLKAGAQLNHGHYESAKRDIQNQASRFGFFSGRFTQQRFVIDPEAETADIELVYNSGPRYQLGEVNFSGDAPFDESLLQRMVPFKPETPYDAALINELYQALRSSGYFETVQVDANPTAADEQRIPVQVQLQARKPRSMGLGLGFSTDVGPRGRANWTRHYANPQGHSYGAEFELSAPRQNVGLWYDIPLDPPLTDKLRIAGGYQAEDLADTDTKSRLLTFGPEWHSQLESGWQRVLSVKMLREEYNLGGDSGLSTLLMPGFSYSYLQSDNKIDPNHGYRVQLGLSGAVEGVLSDSNVIHGNVQLKGLTTVFSRHRLLGRVEFGGTESDGFGNVPPSLRFFAGGDQSVRGYDYQSLSPENSKGDKIGGRYLVAASAEYQYSLTDSWRLASFYDTGNSFNSLDFPSLKSAVGVGVRWVSPLGPLRLDLAHPLDDNGGIRFHFSMGPEL; this is encoded by the coding sequence ATGCCTGTTTTTGTTAATGTTTCTGCTCTTATTGCGCTTCTCCTCTTCAGTTCTGCCGCCTTGGCAGAGGCTCAATTGCGTGTCCGTGTTGAACCCTCTAACAGTGATCTGAAAAAGAACATTGAGGGGCATATAGGGGATTTGGGGGAGCGCGATGCTGAGGATCTCCAGCGTTTCCGTCGGGTCGCTGAGGCTCAGGCAGCCAAAGCAGCTCAGGCGCTTGGCTACTACCATGCGCACATCACCACTGAAGTCTCAGATGGAAAAAAACCACGGCTGAGCGTCAAGGTAGAGCCGGGCGAGCCAGTCAGGCTTCGCGATGTGGTGATTCGTATTGAAGGACCGGCCAGTGAGCTCAAGCGTTTTCGCATTCCAGATGAGCCAGGGTTAAAAGCTGGAGCCCAGCTGAATCATGGCCATTACGAGTCTGCAAAGCGCGATATTCAGAACCAAGCCTCACGGTTTGGATTTTTCTCAGGCAGGTTTACCCAGCAGCGATTTGTTATTGACCCTGAGGCGGAGACCGCTGATATCGAGCTGGTCTACAACAGTGGTCCGCGTTACCAGTTGGGGGAGGTCAACTTCAGTGGGGACGCACCGTTTGATGAGTCACTTCTGCAACGTATGGTGCCTTTTAAGCCCGAAACGCCCTATGACGCGGCGTTGATTAATGAGCTGTATCAGGCACTGCGTTCCAGTGGCTATTTCGAAACCGTTCAGGTTGATGCCAACCCGACTGCTGCGGATGAGCAGCGTATTCCGGTTCAGGTTCAGCTCCAGGCACGCAAGCCCCGCAGCATGGGCCTTGGTCTGGGCTTTTCGACAGATGTGGGGCCGCGCGGCCGGGCAAACTGGACACGTCACTATGCCAACCCCCAAGGACACAGTTACGGTGCTGAGTTTGAACTTTCCGCGCCACGGCAGAATGTGGGGTTGTGGTATGACATTCCACTGGACCCGCCACTGACTGACAAACTGCGTATTGCGGGTGGCTATCAAGCTGAGGACCTGGCCGACACCGATACTAAGAGCCGTCTGCTCACATTCGGACCTGAATGGCACAGTCAGTTGGAAAGCGGCTGGCAGCGGGTGCTTTCGGTGAAAATGCTACGAGAAGAGTACAACCTAGGCGGTGACTCAGGCCTGAGTACGCTCTTGATGCCAGGTTTCAGCTATTCGTACCTGCAAAGTGACAACAAGATTGATCCTAACCACGGTTATCGTGTGCAGCTCGGCTTGTCCGGGGCAGTGGAAGGCGTGTTATCAGACTCCAATGTGATTCACGGTAATGTGCAGCTTAAGGGATTAACGACCGTGTTCAGCAGGCATCGACTGTTGGGGCGAGTTGAGTTTGGGGGGACCGAGTCTGATGGGTTTGGCAACGTACCGCCGTCGCTAAGGTTCTTTGCCGGTGGTGATCAGAGCGTGCGGGGTTACGACTACCAGAGCCTCTCTCCGGAAAACAGCAAAGGTGACAAAATCGGTGGGCGATACTTGGTAGCTGCCAGCGCGGAATACCAGTACAGCCTGACTGACTCCTGGCGTCTGGCCAGCTTCTATGACACGGGGAATAGCTTCAACTCCCTGGACTTCCCTTCATTGAAGAGCGCTGTGGGCGTCGGGGTGCGTTGGGTCTCACCGTTGGGGCCGCTGCGTCTGGATCTTGCCCATCCGTTGGATGATAACGGCGGCATTCGCTTTCACTTCTCCATGGGGCCTGAGCTGTGA
- a CDS encoding translocation/assembly module TamB domain-containing protein — translation MKRRFLIAISCLLALLIFALVSVGLLLKTEAGSRWALGLIPGLEVEAFQGQLAGEWKANQLHWTQGDNKVLVEAPNMEWSPACLLRMTLCIGRLHSGMIILDFPPTDEAPSEEPFSLPDLNLPVALELGDISIAGVRFNGSDQVQGAQLGARWSTEGLLIETLRVKSGDVALDVKGQLLPVGEWPLELRGQLTLPAPDQQPWTLELKLDGNLRDQLTLNANSQGYLAGTLSGVVQPLAEHLPASLRLQVPSFKASRDLPDTLTLQRLDLHAEGDLDKGYMVAGKSDLAATDGPIALTLAGVVKADGAVINTLNVTASPEHYVQLSGNVDWGQGLSFDSKLAWQDFPWLRLYPLEQPPEVVLKTLDAEVAYRDGDYLGNFAAALDGPAGAFSLKSPVSGNLHRVYLPDLALQAGEGLAQGQVSVGFADQLDWDVRLQVSQLDPAYWLAEMPGTLAGAINSKGDLKQFKADINLDGRLRAQPAKVLVQYDGGLEQGELSALDVQLGDNSIKGKAALRETLSGQLQLAMPRLGQLWPGLQGQLNGQINLTGTVQAPSAKAVLQGNKLAFDGQYIRQLTLDAALDAGKRAKLALDAQGIRSGDTDVGRLTVNGDGTLEQHRVQLALQGPLLNSELAIDGGLSNGNWRGRLSSAQLEGGGQDWRLQEPASIEYLANGRLELGAHCWRSGQASLCGAKQQLMPQPKLDFQLRDFPMASLKPWLPDSFQWQGELNADLKLDVPAAGPSGRIRLDAGRGVWRVKEQDEWVDFNYENLSLVSQLKPQQVDTRIELSGPKIGQMLVQFQLDPRASTKPLRGSFDLNGLDLAVVRPFAPMVERVSGQLNGSGMLSGFLLSPQVNGSLRIADGEVSGGELPMNLESLQLLAQIDGQRLRLDGGWRSGELGQGKLQGDLSWANGLAADWRLKGTNLPVNVEPYAALDVEPDLQLVLLNDHVSVTGKVAIPKGAIEVRELPPSTVQVSGDAQVIGTEQTQKPATAIAMDIDVEVGQEKLTFKGFGLTADLLGRLHIGNDLDTRGDLNLKDGRFRAYGQRLNIRRARVFFTGPIDQPFLDIEAVRKVDDVTAGLRLTGNAMQPTTEVFSEPAMSQEQALSYLVLGRPLGQNAGDNNMLAQAALALGMAGSAPVLSTVAEGLGIKDFQLDTQGSGATTSVVASGNLSERLSLRYGVGVFEPANTIALRYELTRKLYLEAASGLASSLDIFYRRDF, via the coding sequence GTGAAGCGCCGTTTTTTGATTGCTATTTCCTGCTTGCTGGCGCTGCTGATATTCGCATTGGTGTCGGTCGGCCTGCTGCTCAAAACTGAGGCCGGTAGTCGTTGGGCGCTGGGGTTGATCCCAGGGCTGGAGGTCGAGGCATTTCAAGGGCAGCTCGCTGGAGAGTGGAAAGCTAACCAGCTGCATTGGACGCAGGGTGACAATAAGGTGCTGGTTGAGGCGCCTAATATGGAGTGGAGCCCCGCTTGTTTGTTGCGAATGACCCTATGCATCGGACGTTTGCACAGCGGCATGATTATTCTGGATTTTCCGCCGACAGATGAAGCGCCCAGCGAGGAGCCTTTCAGCTTGCCTGATCTGAATCTGCCGGTTGCGCTTGAGTTGGGCGATATCAGCATTGCGGGTGTGCGTTTTAATGGCAGTGACCAGGTACAGGGCGCACAGCTCGGCGCTCGCTGGAGCACTGAGGGGCTGTTGATCGAAACCCTTCGAGTTAAGTCCGGCGACGTTGCGCTGGACGTAAAAGGACAATTGTTGCCTGTCGGAGAATGGCCGTTGGAGCTGCGGGGGCAGTTGACGCTGCCGGCGCCTGATCAGCAGCCTTGGACGCTTGAGCTGAAGCTGGATGGCAATCTGCGTGATCAACTGACCCTTAACGCCAACAGCCAAGGTTACCTCGCCGGTACATTGAGTGGTGTTGTCCAGCCATTAGCGGAACATTTGCCTGCCTCATTGCGCTTGCAAGTGCCTTCTTTCAAAGCAAGTCGAGATTTACCCGATACCCTGACACTGCAGCGGCTCGACCTGCACGCCGAAGGTGATCTGGATAAAGGCTATATGGTGGCAGGTAAGTCTGATCTTGCTGCAACCGATGGCCCTATAGCGCTAACGCTTGCCGGGGTGGTAAAGGCTGACGGCGCCGTCATCAATACATTGAATGTAACGGCGAGCCCTGAGCATTACGTTCAGTTGAGCGGTAATGTCGACTGGGGCCAGGGCCTGAGTTTCGACAGTAAGCTCGCGTGGCAAGACTTTCCCTGGCTGCGGCTGTATCCGCTTGAGCAGCCGCCAGAGGTCGTGCTCAAAACATTGGATGCTGAAGTGGCGTACCGTGATGGCGACTACCTCGGTAACTTTGCCGCTGCGCTGGACGGCCCAGCTGGAGCCTTCAGTTTGAAAAGCCCGGTCAGCGGGAATCTGCATCGGGTGTACCTGCCTGATCTTGCGTTGCAAGCCGGAGAGGGGCTTGCCCAGGGGCAGGTCAGCGTAGGATTTGCTGATCAGCTCGACTGGGATGTTCGGCTGCAGGTCAGTCAGCTTGATCCGGCCTATTGGCTGGCAGAGATGCCGGGCACGCTGGCTGGTGCGATTAACAGCAAGGGTGATCTCAAGCAGTTTAAAGCGGATATCAACCTAGATGGCCGCCTGCGTGCTCAGCCTGCAAAAGTGCTGGTGCAGTACGACGGTGGGCTGGAGCAGGGCGAGCTGAGCGCGTTGGACGTTCAACTGGGTGATAACAGCATCAAGGGTAAGGCTGCTCTGCGTGAAACCCTGAGCGGACAGCTGCAGTTGGCGATGCCAAGGCTTGGACAGCTGTGGCCGGGCTTGCAGGGGCAGCTCAATGGACAGATCAACCTGACTGGTACTGTACAGGCACCTTCGGCCAAGGCTGTCTTGCAAGGTAACAAACTCGCATTTGATGGGCAGTACATCCGGCAATTGACGCTTGATGCTGCCCTGGATGCAGGTAAACGCGCCAAACTGGCCTTGGATGCTCAGGGGATTCGCTCAGGGGATACAGATGTCGGCCGCCTCACCGTCAACGGTGACGGTACGCTGGAGCAGCATCGCGTGCAGTTGGCCTTACAGGGGCCGCTGCTCAACAGCGAGCTGGCAATCGACGGTGGGCTGAGCAACGGCAACTGGCGGGGGCGTCTGAGCAGTGCTCAGCTCGAAGGTGGCGGGCAGGACTGGCGCTTGCAAGAACCCGCAAGCATTGAGTACCTGGCAAACGGCCGTCTGGAGCTTGGTGCGCACTGCTGGCGTTCTGGTCAAGCCAGTTTGTGTGGGGCTAAGCAGCAACTGATGCCCCAGCCGAAACTCGACTTCCAGCTTCGTGACTTCCCTATGGCAAGTCTCAAACCGTGGCTGCCGGATAGCTTTCAGTGGCAGGGCGAGCTCAATGCTGACTTGAAACTGGATGTTCCGGCTGCTGGGCCGAGCGGCCGGATTCGTCTGGATGCTGGCCGCGGTGTCTGGAGGGTCAAGGAGCAAGATGAGTGGGTTGATTTCAACTACGAAAACCTTAGCTTGGTCTCGCAACTCAAACCTCAGCAGGTCGACACCCGTATTGAACTCAGTGGTCCGAAAATTGGCCAAATGCTCGTTCAATTCCAGCTAGATCCGCGGGCTAGCACTAAGCCTCTGCGAGGGAGCTTTGATCTTAACGGGCTAGATCTGGCAGTCGTTCGACCTTTCGCGCCTATGGTTGAGCGAGTGTCCGGACAATTGAATGGTTCGGGGATGCTTTCGGGCTTTCTGCTCTCTCCACAGGTGAATGGCTCATTGCGCATTGCAGATGGTGAAGTCTCGGGCGGCGAATTGCCTATGAATCTGGAGTCTTTGCAGTTGTTGGCGCAGATAGATGGCCAGCGTCTGCGGCTGGATGGCGGCTGGCGCAGCGGTGAGCTGGGGCAGGGCAAGTTGCAGGGTGACCTGAGCTGGGCGAATGGTCTGGCTGCTGATTGGCGACTGAAAGGCACTAACCTGCCGGTTAATGTCGAGCCCTACGCAGCATTGGATGTAGAGCCCGACTTGCAACTGGTCTTGCTCAATGATCACGTGTCTGTCACCGGTAAAGTGGCGATTCCAAAAGGTGCGATAGAGGTTCGCGAGCTACCGCCATCTACCGTTCAGGTCTCTGGCGATGCACAGGTTATTGGCACCGAGCAAACGCAAAAGCCAGCTACCGCCATCGCCATGGATATTGACGTAGAGGTCGGGCAGGAAAAGCTAACCTTTAAAGGATTTGGCCTCACGGCGGATCTCCTTGGGCGTCTGCATATTGGCAACGATCTCGACACACGGGGAGATCTGAATCTTAAAGACGGTCGTTTCCGTGCTTACGGACAGCGCTTGAATATCCGCAGGGCGCGCGTGTTCTTTACAGGCCCGATTGATCAGCCCTTTTTGGATATTGAGGCGGTGCGCAAGGTCGATGATGTCACGGCAGGGCTGCGTCTGACGGGCAATGCTATGCAACCAACAACTGAGGTCTTCTCAGAGCCAGCAATGAGTCAGGAGCAGGCTCTGTCTTACCTTGTGTTGGGACGTCCACTGGGTCAAAACGCTGGCGACAACAATATGCTGGCTCAGGCAGCTTTGGCGCTGGGTATGGCGGGCAGCGCGCCTGTGCTTAGTACAGTGGCAGAAGGTTTGGGGATTAAGGACTTCCAGTTGGATACCCAGGGTTCTGGTGCGACGACCAGTGTGGTGGCCAGCGGTAACCTCTCAGAACGGCTCAGCCTGCGCTATGGCGTGGGTGTGTTTGAACCCGCCAACACGATTGCATTGCGCTATGAGTTGACGCGTAAGCTGTATTTGGAAGCCGCCAGTGGTTTGGCCAGTTCTCTGGATATTTTTTATCGACGCGATTTTTAA
- a CDS encoding TerC family protein, translating to MESLLGILSTSFFGTPGWFWLAFVIIIIALLALDLGVLHRDQHEIEMRESLLLYAGYFSVGVAFGGWIWLQLGATKALEFYTGFLVEQSLSMDNVFVMAMILNFLAIPRRYQHRVLFWGILGVVVLRAIMIALGTALVQNFEWVLYIFGAFLFFSGIRMLFSKEEAHPDLSQNKLLLFLRRHLRITDRLHEGHFLVRQPDKTGKVVLFATPLLLALVLIELADLVFAVDSVPAVLAISQDPFIVYTSNIFAILGLRSLYFALAALMHRFVYLKYALAVVLIYIGGKIFLHEFVKVPAALSLSVTLGVLAAGVILSLIKTRAQNET from the coding sequence ATGGAAAGCCTATTAGGCATCCTTAGCACGTCCTTTTTTGGTACCCCTGGCTGGTTCTGGCTGGCCTTCGTTATCATCATCATCGCCTTGCTCGCCCTTGATCTGGGCGTGCTGCACCGCGATCAACATGAAATCGAAATGCGCGAAAGCCTGCTGCTCTATGCAGGCTATTTCAGCGTTGGCGTGGCGTTTGGCGGCTGGATCTGGCTCCAGCTTGGCGCCACCAAAGCACTTGAGTTTTACACCGGCTTTCTGGTCGAACAGTCGCTTTCAATGGACAACGTGTTCGTCATGGCCATGATCCTAAACTTCCTCGCCATCCCCCGCCGCTACCAGCATCGCGTGTTGTTCTGGGGCATCCTCGGCGTGGTCGTCCTGCGCGCCATCATGATCGCCCTTGGCACGGCCTTGGTGCAGAACTTCGAGTGGGTGTTGTATATCTTCGGTGCATTCTTGTTCTTCAGCGGCATCCGCATGCTGTTTTCCAAGGAAGAAGCACACCCAGACCTTAGCCAGAACAAGCTGCTGCTGTTCCTGCGCCGCCATCTGCGTATTACAGACCGCTTGCATGAAGGGCATTTCCTGGTGCGCCAGCCTGACAAAACAGGGAAAGTCGTGTTGTTTGCCACCCCACTACTGCTGGCGCTGGTGCTGATTGAACTGGCCGATCTGGTGTTCGCTGTAGACAGTGTGCCGGCCGTGCTAGCGATATCTCAGGACCCGTTTATCGTCTACACCTCCAACATCTTTGCAATTTTGGGACTGAGGTCTCTTTATTTCGCCCTGGCAGCCTTGATGCACCGCTTTGTGTACCTGAAATATGCCCTGGCTGTAGTGCTAATCTACATCGGCGGCAAGATCTTCCTGCATGAGTTCGTCAAGGTTCCCGCAGCGCTTTCGTTAAGCGTTACGCTCGGAGTGCTGGCAGCAGGTGTGATCTTGTCTCTGATTAAGACCCGAGCCCAAAATGAAACATAA
- a CDS encoding phosphate ABC transporter substrate-binding/OmpA family protein produces the protein MSRACTLSGRENWTHTIAVLILAFVFYSLPISAFAALPPTTSDHATLRIHGSNTVGARLAPALVRGLLEEQGFQSILIKAGARDNEQLVQAQSPDGNTIIITVAAHGSGTGFAALATGEADLAASSRPIKAAELASLSALGDLSSANAEHIIALDGLAIILHPLNPLTSLTTEELAQIFAGEVSDWGELGAPPGPIHLYARDDKSGTYDTFSELVLSANAKQLAATAKRYESSEALSDAVSRDKHGIGFIGLPYIRQAKAIAIGSGDALAMSPSQTQIATEDYPLSRRLYLYSSPHSQNPWVQALVDFAQSARGQAIVQQTGFIPQTIQTVATELHEDMPANYRELAQNAQRLSVNFRFQEGSATLDNKAKRDLNRLNDFLTPHAKTQGNVVLVGFGDTRNNPQRTELLSKLRALAVRRELQRSGVRVRDFIGLGDGLPVASNQAADGRLKNRRVEVWVY, from the coding sequence ATGTCGCGTGCTTGTACACTGTCCGGCCGGGAAAACTGGACTCACACCATCGCTGTATTGATCCTTGCCTTTGTTTTTTACTCGCTGCCCATTTCTGCTTTCGCCGCTCTCCCCCCGACAACAAGTGACCACGCCACTCTTCGTATTCATGGCTCAAACACCGTAGGTGCACGCCTGGCCCCCGCCCTAGTTCGTGGTCTTTTGGAGGAACAAGGTTTCCAATCCATTTTGATCAAAGCAGGAGCGCGCGATAACGAGCAACTGGTTCAAGCACAAAGTCCTGACGGCAACACGATCATTATCACCGTTGCAGCGCACGGTTCTGGCACTGGCTTCGCTGCTCTGGCAACTGGAGAGGCTGATTTAGCCGCGTCGTCCAGGCCGATAAAAGCAGCAGAACTTGCAAGTCTTTCCGCACTCGGCGATCTGAGCAGCGCGAATGCCGAACACATTATTGCGCTCGACGGGCTCGCCATCATCCTGCATCCGCTCAACCCACTGACGAGTTTGACCACAGAGGAGCTGGCCCAGATTTTTGCCGGTGAGGTGAGCGATTGGGGCGAGCTTGGCGCGCCACCTGGCCCGATTCACCTCTACGCGCGGGATGATAAATCCGGCACCTATGACACCTTTAGCGAGCTCGTACTCAGTGCTAATGCCAAACAACTCGCTGCGACAGCAAAACGGTACGAGTCCAGCGAAGCACTGTCTGACGCCGTAAGCCGTGACAAACACGGCATTGGTTTTATTGGTCTGCCTTATATTCGACAAGCCAAGGCAATAGCCATCGGCTCAGGTGATGCCTTGGCCATGTCACCTAGCCAAACCCAGATCGCGACAGAAGACTACCCGCTGTCTCGACGCCTTTATTTGTATAGCTCGCCACATTCACAAAACCCATGGGTGCAGGCGCTTGTGGACTTTGCCCAAAGCGCACGCGGCCAGGCCATCGTCCAACAAACCGGTTTTATTCCGCAGACCATACAAACCGTTGCAACCGAACTGCACGAAGACATGCCCGCTAACTACCGTGAATTGGCACAAAACGCACAACGCCTTTCAGTGAACTTCCGCTTTCAAGAAGGCAGTGCCACCCTAGACAATAAGGCCAAGCGCGACCTGAACCGCCTCAACGATTTCCTCACACCCCATGCCAAGACGCAGGGCAATGTGGTGCTGGTTGGCTTTGGTGACACCCGCAATAACCCTCAGCGCACCGAGCTGTTGTCAAAACTGCGCGCACTCGCTGTCAGGAGAGAACTGCAACGCAGCGGCGTCAGGGTGCGGGACTTCATCGGTCTGGGCGATGGTTTGCCAGTGGCCTCTAATCAAGCTGCAGACGGTCGTCTTAAAAATCGCCGGGTAGAGGTTTGGGTTTATTGA
- a CDS encoding GNAT family N-acetyltransferase has protein sequence MPDTHAEVRMLDSGYTREARSLLYHAYRHDPTFAYLFDAERPGYDQRVRATVRELVHQHFAEELPAIGLLIEDRLVGIALIAPPVRRLGITESWGWRLRMLLSTGYRCTQRYLAYHEAVIACLPAGQYHVLPLLGVHPQYQGKRLGEQLLENLHAWCAADASSQGIVLDTGNSHYLDFYKRHGYEELGEVAIGPVIEHVFFHPNPQPATVAG, from the coding sequence ATGCCGGATACCCATGCAGAAGTTCGTATGCTGGACAGTGGTTATACGCGTGAAGCCCGCTCGTTGCTTTACCACGCCTACCGGCATGACCCCACTTTCGCCTATCTGTTTGATGCCGAGCGGCCTGGCTACGACCAGCGGGTTCGGGCTACGGTTCGCGAGTTGGTGCATCAGCACTTTGCTGAAGAACTACCCGCTATCGGTCTGCTGATTGAGGATCGTTTGGTGGGTATTGCGCTGATTGCTCCCCCTGTTCGGCGTTTAGGCATTACCGAAAGCTGGGGGTGGCGTTTGCGGATGTTGCTCTCAACCGGATATCGCTGTACGCAGCGCTACCTGGCTTACCACGAGGCAGTAATCGCCTGTTTGCCAGCTGGTCAGTACCATGTTTTACCACTGCTCGGTGTGCACCCGCAGTATCAGGGCAAGCGCCTTGGCGAGCAGCTTCTAGAGAATTTGCATGCCTGGTGCGCGGCAGATGCTTCATCCCAAGGCATTGTGCTGGATACAGGAAACAGCCATTACCTGGATTTCTATAAGCGTCATGGTTATGAGGAACTAGGTGAGGTCGCAATCGGGCCTGTGATTGAGCATGTGTTCTTCCATCCTAACCCGCAGCCTGCAACTGTTGCCGGGTGA
- the xthA gene encoding exodeoxyribonuclease III yields the protein MKIVSFNINGLRARPHQLAALIEKHQPDVIGLQETKVADEQFPEAEIRQLGYHVHYHGQKSHYGVALLSRQEPISISKGFPDDEEDAQRRFIYGTFADANGNPVTVMNGYFPQGESRDHPLKFPAKQRFYADLQKLLTTQYTPEQPLVVMGDINISPQDCDIGIGEPNRLRWLKTGKCSFLPEEREWLETLKNWGLVDSFKALHPEVNDRFSWFDYRSRGFEDEPKRGLRIDVILASLALQGRLKEAGIDYELRGMEKPSDHAPIWLELS from the coding sequence ATGAAGATTGTCTCCTTCAATATCAACGGCCTGCGCGCACGCCCACATCAACTGGCAGCGCTGATCGAAAAACACCAGCCGGATGTCATCGGCCTTCAAGAAACTAAAGTCGCTGACGAACAGTTTCCCGAGGCTGAAATTCGCCAACTGGGCTACCACGTTCACTACCACGGCCAAAAGAGCCATTACGGCGTTGCTCTGCTCTCCCGCCAAGAGCCCATCAGCATCAGCAAAGGCTTCCCTGATGATGAAGAGGACGCCCAGCGCCGATTTATTTACGGCACGTTTGCCGATGCCAACGGCAACCCAGTAACCGTCATGAATGGGTATTTTCCGCAGGGTGAAAGCCGTGATCATCCACTCAAGTTTCCGGCCAAACAACGCTTCTACGCGGATTTACAGAAACTTCTGACCACTCAATACACGCCAGAACAGCCACTGGTAGTGATGGGCGACATCAACATCTCCCCCCAAGATTGCGATATTGGTATCGGCGAGCCCAACCGTTTGCGCTGGCTGAAAACCGGCAAATGCAGCTTCCTACCGGAGGAGCGCGAATGGCTGGAAACCTTGAAGAACTGGGGGCTTGTAGACAGTTTCAAGGCATTGCACCCTGAGGTGAATGACCGTTTCAGCTGGTTCGACTACCGCAGTCGCGGTTTTGAAGACGAACCTAAGCGCGGCCTGCGCATTGACGTTATTCTGGCTTCATTAGCGCTCCAGGGACGACTCAAAGAAGCCGGTATCGACTACGAGCTGCGCGGCATGGAGAAACCTTCAGACCATGCGCCCATCTGGCTTGAACTGAGCTGA
- a CDS encoding acyl-CoA dehydrogenase: MDFAYSPKVQELRQRVTAFMEKHVYPAESVFERQVNEGDRWQPTAIMEELKTKAKAEGLWNLFLPESELGAGLTNTEYAPLAEIMGSSLIGPEPFNCAAPDTGNMEVLVRYGNEQQKEQWLKPLLDGTIRSAFAMTEPAVASSDATNMQARAVREGDEWVINGRKWWTSGACDPRCKIMIFMGLTNPDAPRHAQHSMILVPTDTPGVKIIRPLPVFGYDDAPHGHAEVLFENVRVPYENVLLGEGRGFEIAQGRLGPGRIHHCMRSIGMAERALKLMCERSVSRTAFGKPLARLGGNLDLIAESRMEINMARLLTLNAAYMMDTVGNKIAASEIAQIKVVAPNVALKVIDRAIQMHGGAGVSGDFPLAYWYAMQRTLRLADGPDEVHRAAIGKFELGKYVPKELLKSAR; the protein is encoded by the coding sequence ATGGATTTCGCCTACTCACCAAAGGTTCAGGAATTGCGCCAGCGGGTCACTGCTTTTATGGAAAAGCATGTCTACCCTGCTGAATCCGTATTTGAACGGCAGGTCAATGAAGGTGACCGCTGGCAACCTACAGCCATCATGGAAGAGCTGAAGACCAAGGCTAAGGCCGAGGGCCTATGGAACTTGTTCTTGCCTGAGTCGGAACTCGGCGCTGGGTTGACCAATACCGAGTACGCGCCACTGGCTGAAATCATGGGTAGCTCCCTGATCGGCCCGGAGCCGTTCAACTGTGCAGCTCCAGATACCGGCAACATGGAGGTGCTGGTGCGTTATGGTAACGAGCAGCAGAAAGAGCAGTGGCTCAAGCCGCTGCTGGACGGCACGATTCGTTCAGCCTTCGCCATGACCGAGCCAGCTGTGGCCTCCAGTGATGCCACTAATATGCAAGCCCGCGCTGTGCGTGAGGGTGATGAGTGGGTGATCAATGGCCGTAAGTGGTGGACGTCCGGGGCTTGTGATCCGCGCTGCAAAATCATGATCTTCATGGGGCTGACCAATCCGGATGCACCGCGCCATGCACAGCATTCGATGATCTTGGTGCCGACAGATACCCCCGGCGTGAAGATCATCCGCCCGCTGCCTGTTTTTGGTTACGACGATGCGCCTCACGGTCATGCCGAAGTGCTGTTCGAGAACGTGCGAGTGCCCTATGAGAACGTGCTGTTGGGTGAGGGCCGTGGGTTTGAAATCGCCCAGGGGCGTCTTGGCCCAGGCCGGATTCACCACTGCATGCGCTCCATTGGTATGGCGGAGCGCGCTCTAAAACTGATGTGCGAGCGTTCAGTTAGCCGTACAGCATTTGGTAAGCCTCTGGCGCGCTTGGGGGGCAATCTGGATTTGATCGCCGAGTCGCGCATGGAGATCAACATGGCGCGCCTGCTGACGCTTAATGCGGCGTACATGATGGACACCGTCGGCAACAAGATCGCAGCGAGTGAAATCGCCCAGATCAAGGTGGTGGCACCCAATGTTGCCCTGAAGGTGATTGACCGGGCGATCCAGATGCACGGTGGAGCAGGCGTTTCCGGTGACTTCCCGCTTGCTTATTGGTATGCCATGCAGCGTACTCTGCGTTTGGCTGATGGCCCCGACGAAGTGCATCGTGCGGCCATTGGTAAGTTCGAGTTGGGTAAGTATGTGCCTAAGGAACTGCTGAAAAGCGCTCGCTAA